One window from the genome of Alkalihalobacillus sp. LMS6 encodes:
- a CDS encoding GrpB family protein — protein MLGLKNNDVYLLSHQKAWSETFQTEKQRLTHLLRAFSPTIEHIGSTAIPGIRAKPLLDLCVGIQSLTIFEQFPFEKLKQHHYYRLQNVNLKDRFVMAKFTSLETQEKSVVLHIVEHASPTFKSFITFRDYLQSHPSDAEGYEALKIDLAQRFPSDQKAYTKGKEAFIASILKKAGDGL, from the coding sequence TTGCTTGGTTTAAAAAACAATGATGTGTATCTCCTGTCTCATCAAAAAGCCTGGTCAGAAACATTTCAAACAGAAAAACAGCGATTAACTCACCTATTACGGGCATTTTCACCTACGATTGAACATATTGGCTCAACAGCCATACCAGGAATTAGAGCAAAACCTCTACTTGATCTATGTGTAGGTATTCAATCTTTAACGATTTTTGAGCAATTTCCTTTTGAGAAGCTAAAGCAACATCACTATTATCGTTTGCAAAACGTTAACTTAAAAGACAGATTTGTTATGGCGAAATTTACTAGTCTTGAAACACAAGAAAAATCAGTCGTTCTTCATATTGTTGAGCACGCTTCACCTACATTTAAATCTTTCATCACGTTTCGTGATTATTTACAATCACATCCTTCAGATGCTGAAGGATACGAGGCATTAAAAATTGATTTAGCTCAACGATTTCCGTCAGATCAAAAAGCGTATACAAAAGGGAAAGAAGCATTTATCGCGTCCATCTTAAAAAAAGCAGGAGATGGTTTATGA
- a CDS encoding OsmC family protein yields MLTYKMKDIGYSIDLPYGQLDISGDESAGFRPFQLLVSSIAVCSGGVFRKILEKKRLSYRNIDIEADVVRNEKSVNEVTEVHLRFIIEGAEASQEKLEKALELATKNCPIVQSVNGSILITETIQIKS; encoded by the coding sequence TTGCTAACGTACAAAATGAAAGACATTGGTTATTCAATTGATTTGCCTTACGGGCAGCTTGATATAAGCGGGGATGAATCAGCTGGTTTTAGACCGTTTCAACTACTTGTTTCATCGATCGCAGTTTGTAGTGGAGGCGTATTTAGAAAAATTTTAGAAAAAAAACGGCTCTCATACAGAAATATTGATATAGAGGCAGATGTTGTTCGTAATGAAAAAAGTGTAAATGAAGTAACGGAAGTTCATTTACGGTTCATTATAGAAGGGGCAGAAGCGAGTCAAGAAAAGCTAGAAAAGGCGTTGGAACTAGCTACAAAAAACTGTCCAATTGTGCAATCGGTGAATGGAAGCATTTTAATTACGGAAACGATTCAAATCAAGTCATAA
- a CDS encoding YIP1 family protein encodes MEQRSEAYDLEEIHTVKKPNIFSFLFSPIKQFDRIRYEPRALGPMFLILAIVLIGLLIPLLAGQGGLLPTGIGDSYSEDMYMDEYYYESDPLSSINVESFIMGVVLWISILGIFAIIPPALALLLFAFSKMHNRETTYGALYSMTVFASLVPSIGFLYIMIMNTIASTYGYIYTAPTVFVSEEHLLYPFLASLEVSTILFIILIVIGLMRTAAFDRLVALAVGVGMYALVFIFQVIGGML; translated from the coding sequence ATGGAACAAAGAAGTGAGGCGTACGACCTCGAAGAGATTCATACCGTTAAAAAACCAAATATTTTTTCATTTCTGTTTAGCCCAATTAAACAGTTCGATCGAATTCGTTATGAACCTAGAGCGCTAGGTCCAATGTTTTTGATTTTAGCCATTGTATTAATTGGTTTACTTATTCCTCTTTTAGCTGGACAAGGCGGTCTGTTGCCAACTGGGATAGGTGATTCCTATAGTGAAGACATGTATATGGATGAGTATTATTATGAGTCTGATCCACTTTCAAGTATAAACGTTGAATCTTTTATAATGGGAGTGGTTTTATGGATTTCGATTTTAGGAATATTTGCAATTATTCCACCTGCTTTAGCGCTCCTTCTCTTTGCTTTTAGTAAGATGCATAACCGTGAAACAACGTATGGAGCACTTTACTCAATGACGGTTTTCGCTTCGCTTGTGCCAAGCATCGGATTTTTATACATAATGATTATGAATACAATTGCAAGTACGTATGGCTATATCTATACAGCGCCAACGGTATTTGTAAGTGAAGAACATCTTCTCTATCCTTTTTTAGCAAGTTTAGAAGTATCAACCATTCTCTTTATCATCCTTATCGTCATTGGTTTAATGCGCACAGCTGCTTTTGACCGTCTGGTAGCGTTAGCGGTCGGTGTAGGGATGTATGCGCTGGTCTTTATTTTTCAAGTTATAGGAGGCATGTTGTAA
- a CDS encoding aldo/keto reductase: MRTISIAGVPKPISSLIMGSDYFSPDEQNRVNEIIDQFLSIDGNTIDTAYIYNGGKSEEAIGNWIDKGNRSNINLWTKGGHPNQKGHTINQYELTEQLKESLDRLKTDKVELYALHRDDPTVPVGAILEWLNRFIEDGYIEAFGGSNWSVERLEEANAYATEHQLKGFSFSSPNLSLAKAQDPYWPGCLSLTGTDVDWHSNTKLPVLSWSAQARGFFTGRFSREDRSNEDLVRVFYNDQNWERYDRATRLAKEKGLTTIEIALAYVINQSFPTAAIIGPQNQQEMISCARGAALTLSKDEVDWLDLK; this comes from the coding sequence ATGAGAACGATTTCAATAGCAGGTGTGCCAAAGCCGATTTCATCGTTAATTATGGGATCAGACTATTTTTCGCCTGATGAGCAAAACCGAGTCAACGAAATAATTGATCAGTTTCTTAGTATTGATGGGAATACGATTGATACCGCCTATATTTATAATGGTGGAAAGAGTGAAGAAGCAATTGGGAATTGGATTGACAAAGGCAATCGTTCTAACATTAATTTGTGGACAAAAGGCGGGCATCCAAATCAAAAGGGCCACACCATTAACCAGTACGAGCTTACTGAACAGTTAAAAGAAAGCTTGGACCGTTTAAAAACCGACAAAGTAGAATTATATGCTCTTCACCGTGACGATCCGACAGTTCCGGTTGGCGCAATTCTTGAATGGCTCAATCGTTTTATTGAAGATGGGTATATCGAAGCGTTTGGAGGTTCAAATTGGTCTGTGGAGCGACTTGAAGAGGCAAATGCCTACGCGACTGAACATCAGTTAAAAGGCTTTTCTTTTTCAAGTCCCAATCTAAGCTTGGCTAAAGCACAAGATCCGTATTGGCCAGGTTGCTTAAGTTTGACAGGGACAGATGTTGATTGGCACAGCAATACGAAACTACCTGTTCTTTCTTGGTCAGCCCAAGCAAGAGGTTTCTTTACTGGTCGCTTTTCGAGAGAAGATCGAAGCAATGAAGATCTTGTCAGGGTGTTTTATAATGATCAAAATTGGGAGCGTTATGACCGTGCAACACGTTTAGCAAAGGAAAAAGGGCTGACTACCATTGAAATCGCTCTTGCTTATGTTATTAATCAATCGTTCCCAACAGCAGCTATTATTGGCCCTCAAAATCAACAAGAAATGATTTCATGTGCGAGAGGGGCCGCGTTAACGCTTTCAAAAGATGAAGTCGATTGGTTAGATTTAAAATAA
- a CDS encoding efflux RND transporter periplasmic adaptor subunit, with protein MKLWAKGIVAGLVVASVTTFTIYGMTTGRDLAASGQEELFDLVSPMYEDLSTTVMVPGSLELVNRQIVQPSSEEGAYEILVETGEDVEEGTPILQYSTTEIDFEIQDIELQMQQSQATITSLTSSEAEINRQKSSPDVQPTYLEDEETGERMEVEPLVSIAELDAQLTELAQQKKAENFTLTRLENQLETAKKQKEERTLTSSINGKVLSINDQGDTTDDFGNSLPLMEIADTTQFTITGNVSERQSMDVELGHVASMYSDSIEDGFWTGEVVDVAYFPAESDEWYGDSAGSQYPVTIQITEGDTEQLRPGYQMMAEIVTSEEMGLTLDMGLVLYDELGSYVFVYEDGVAVRRDVEIDYANDYAVQILEGLTEEDLVIADYMGIVTEGMLITPNEIMEENDEDEGYEDGFEEEYEIEDGELFEDDFIEEDDPELEEQEGDDEL; from the coding sequence GTGAAACTATGGGCAAAGGGAATTGTTGCGGGTCTTGTGGTCGCATCGGTTACCACATTTACGATCTATGGAATGACAACAGGGAGAGACTTAGCCGCGAGCGGGCAAGAAGAGTTATTTGATCTAGTTTCACCGATGTATGAAGACTTAAGTACAACGGTAATGGTGCCTGGTTCCTTAGAGTTAGTAAATCGACAAATCGTACAACCTTCTTCTGAAGAAGGGGCGTATGAGATATTAGTTGAGACAGGTGAAGACGTGGAGGAAGGCACACCTATTCTGCAATATAGTACAACAGAAATCGATTTTGAAATTCAAGATATAGAATTGCAAATGCAACAAAGCCAAGCAACCATTACAAGTTTAACGTCATCAGAGGCCGAGATAAACAGGCAAAAATCGAGCCCCGATGTTCAACCGACTTATTTAGAAGATGAGGAAACAGGAGAGCGAATGGAAGTAGAACCGCTCGTATCGATTGCGGAATTAGACGCTCAACTTACTGAACTGGCTCAGCAAAAAAAAGCTGAGAATTTCACTTTAACTCGACTTGAAAACCAGCTAGAGACAGCGAAGAAACAAAAAGAAGAGCGAACGTTGACAAGTTCCATTAATGGAAAGGTTCTAAGCATTAATGATCAGGGAGACACGACCGACGATTTCGGAAATTCATTACCGTTAATGGAAATTGCGGATACAACACAGTTTACCATTACAGGCAATGTGTCAGAACGTCAATCAATGGACGTTGAGCTTGGTCACGTAGCTTCGATGTACTCAGATTCAATTGAAGATGGATTTTGGACAGGAGAAGTGGTTGATGTGGCCTATTTTCCAGCTGAAAGTGATGAATGGTATGGCGATTCAGCAGGCTCTCAGTATCCTGTTACGATTCAAATTACAGAAGGCGACACAGAGCAATTGCGTCCTGGTTATCAAATGATGGCAGAGATCGTGACGAGTGAGGAAATGGGTTTAACGCTCGATATGGGACTCGTCCTTTATGATGAATTGGGCAGTTATGTGTTTGTGTACGAAGACGGGGTCGCGGTTCGTAGAGATGTTGAAATCGATTATGCAAACGACTATGCTGTCCAAATTTTAGAAGGGTTAACGGAAGAAGATCTTGTTATTGCCGATTATATGGGTATCGTAACAGAAGGCATGCTCATTACACCAAATGAAATCATGGAAGAAAATGATGAAGACGAGGGCTACGAAGACGGCTTCGAGGAAGAATATGAGATTGAAGATGGAGAATTGTTTGAAGATGACTTTATAGAAGAGGATGACCCTGAACTAGAAGAGCAAGAGGGGGATGATGAGTTGTGA